Proteins encoded together in one Salvelinus alpinus unplaced genomic scaffold, SLU_Salpinus.1 scaffold_180, whole genome shotgun sequence window:
- the LOC139567296 gene encoding piggyBac transposable element-derived protein 4-like: protein MGPKGPRGRRAEGPKEQAGPTTRLVHSRASSHSRGHRRREPTNIVRKKKKKKKKNNNNNKNKNNNNNNKKNKMRTMMRTTTRTTATRNTTPSSVLPPPTTPRSPGFSAAQVLEQISSSVDQEDEEDYCDSEEEDVSEDEDGEEYNPERDADDYGDDSASRSCSSSEEEPEEEPEEEPEGDAAAARERDREPDRAREPERERETLLSKNGKIKWSSAAYRGPDRPRAIRPPCPAVTPGPTAYAASRALDIESAFRLFVTPAIERIIVDMTNLQGVRKYGDGWRPMDSTDLRAYVGLLILAGVYRSRGEAAASLWDAESGRTVFRATMPLKAFHKYSRLLRFDDRQSRPARLATDRLAAVREVWDLWEERLQALYNPGPEVTVDEQLVPFRGRCPFRQYIPSKPAKYGIKSWVACDAKSSYAWKMQVYTGKAAGGCPEKNQGARVVLDLTEGLPAGHNVTCDNFFTSYELGQRLLERNLTMVGTVRKNKPELPPALLQSKGRQVSSSRFAFTPTATLVSYLAKRNKNVLLLSTRHAEPDVSDRRDRKPALILDYNCNKGGVDNLDKVVGTYSCRRMTARWPLVIFHNILDVSSYNAFVIWREINPDWMPGKRNKRRVFLEQLGKALVKPLIQRRQRLPRTEAASALVKVIRGERVSAEARPQARERAAGPAAAAAPAAPLGASKRKRCQVCPPKKDAKTHTACCRCKKYICKGCSHPYCHTCAHWAFSQDGTE, encoded by the exons ATGGGACCGAAGGGGCCAAGGGGCCGAAGGGCCGAAGGGCCGAAGGAGCAGGCAGGGCCGACCACGCGCCTCGTCCATTCGCGTGCCTCGTCCCATTCACGTGGCCACC GGCGTAGAGAGCCTACTAATATTgtcaggaagaagaagaagaagaagaagaagaacaacaacaacaacaagaacaagaacaacaacaacaacaacaagaagaaCAAGATGAGGACGATGATGAGGACGACGACGAGGACGACGGCGACGAGGAATACGACCCCGTCGAGCGTGTTGCCTCCGCCTACGACGCCTCGCAGTCCCGGTTTCAGCGCGGCTCAGGTCCTGGAACAGATATCCTCCAGCGTCGACCAAGAAGACGAAGAAGACTACTGCGATTCCGAAGAGGAGGACGTTTCGGAAGATGAAGACGGTGAGGAATACAACCCCGAGCGCGACGCGGACGACTACGGAGACGACTCGGCCTCGCGGTCGTGCTCCTCTTCGGAGGAAGAGCCGGAGGAAGAGCCGGAGGAAGAGCCGGAGGGAGACGCGGCCGCTGcccgagagcgagacagagagccagacagagccagagagccagagcgAGAAAGGGAGACGTTGCTGTCGAAAAACGGCAAAATCAAATGGTCCTCCGCGGCCTATCGCGGCCCGGACCGACCCCGCGCCATCCGCCCGCCCTGCCCCGCCGTGACGCCGGGCCCCACGGCCTACGCCGCGTCGCGAGCGCTCGACATCGAGTCCGCCTTCCGGCTGTTTGTCACACCGGCGATAGAAAGGATCATCGTGGACATGACCAATCTGCAGGGGGTGAGAAAATACGGAGACGGCTGGCGACCCATGGACTCCACCGACCTGCGCGCCTACGTAGGGCTGCTGATCCTAGCCGGCGTCTACAGGTCCCGAGGCGAGGCCGCGGCCAGCCTGTGGGACGCCGAGAGCGGCAGGACCGTGTTCCGCGCCACCATGCCGCTCAAGGCGTTTCACAAGTACTCGAGGCTGCTGCGATTCGACGACCGCCAGTCGAGACCCGCGAGACTCGCCACCGACAGACTGGCGGCCGTGAGAGAGGTGTGGGACCTGTGGGAGGAGCGGCTGCAGGCCCTCTACAACCCGGGGCCCGAAGTGACGGTGGACGAACAACTGGTCCCGTTCAGAG gACGCTGTCCTTTCCGACAGTACATTCCCAGCAAGCCGGCCAAATACGGCATCAAGTCGTGGGTGGCCTGCGACGCCAAgtccagctacgcttggaagatgcaagtgTACACCGGCAAGGCGGCCGGCGGATGCCCCGAGAAGAACCAGGGCGCGCGCGTCGTCCTCGATCTGACCGAGGGACTGCCGGCCGGTCACAACgtcacgtgtgacaatttcttcacctcctACGAACTCGGGCAGCGGCTCCTCGAGAGGAACCTCACCATGGTGGGCACGGTGCGAAAGAACAAGCCCGAGCTCCCTCCCGCGCTGCTCCAgtccaagggcagacaggtctcgTCCTCCAGGTTCGCCTTCACGCCCACCGCCACTCTAGTGTCCTACCTGGCAAAGAGAAATAAGAACGTGCTGCTTCTGAGCACGCGGCACGCGGAGCCCGACGTCAGCGATCGCCGAGACCGGAAGCCGGCCCTCATCCTAGACTACAACTGCAACAAGGGCGGCGTGGACAACCTAGACAAGGTGGTCGGGACCTACAGCTGCAGACGGATGAccgcccgctggcccctggtcatcttccacaaCATCCTCGACGTGTCCTCCTACAACGCCTTTGTCATATGGCGAGAGATCAACCCCGACTGGATGCCCGGgaagcggaacaagaggagggtgttcctggagcagctcggAAAGGCGCTCGTGAAGCCCTTGATCCAAAGAAGGCAGCGTCTCCCCCGCACCGAAGCCGCGTCCGCACTTGTCAAAGTCATACGGGGCGAGCGTGTATCCGCCGAGGCTCGTCCGCAGGCCCGCGAGCGAGCCGCCGGCCCGGCCGCCGCCGCCGCCCCGGCCGCCCCGCTGGGGGCGAGTAAGAGGAAGAGGTGTCAGGTCTGCCCACCCAAGAAGGACGCCAAGACACACACAGCGTGCTGC